In a genomic window of Holophagaceae bacterium:
- a CDS encoding aminotransferase class I/II-fold pyridoxal phosphate-dependent enzyme, whose translation MAHQDHSFETLAVHAGREDLAALGVHAPPLDLSSTYPLKDLARGGESLELMAMGGQDKDNPVYSRLYNPTVGRFEEALAQLEGADASVAFASGMAAMTACLLAAKQRGGHVVAVRPLYGGSDHLIASGMLGLDVTWAEPDGIHEALRSDTALVIAETPANPTVTLLDIESVVAQACGVPVLVDSTFATPVLQNPLKLGATLVLHSATKFLGGHGDVLAGVVATNAEWATELRKVRVITGSVLHPFAAYLLHRGLPTLSLRVRAAQAGAMAIARKLQGHPGVKAVHYPGLEGGDPRGLIGTQMRGPGSLIAFEVENFEFASEVMAGVKLMTPAVSLGSVDTLIQHPAALTHRVVDAEAKAHSGIGAGLLRLSVGIEDPEDLWADLEQAILKAMAKAGAHA comes from the coding sequence CCTTTGAAACCTTGGCGGTGCACGCGGGACGGGAAGATCTGGCCGCGCTCGGCGTCCATGCGCCCCCGCTGGACCTCTCCAGCACCTACCCCTTGAAGGACTTGGCGCGCGGCGGCGAGAGCCTGGAACTCATGGCCATGGGCGGCCAGGACAAGGACAATCCGGTCTACTCGCGCCTCTACAACCCCACCGTGGGGCGCTTCGAAGAAGCCCTGGCGCAGCTCGAAGGCGCCGATGCATCCGTGGCCTTCGCCTCGGGCATGGCGGCCATGACCGCCTGCCTGCTGGCGGCCAAACAACGGGGCGGCCACGTGGTCGCCGTGCGGCCGCTCTACGGCGGATCGGACCATCTGATCGCATCGGGCATGCTCGGCCTGGATGTCACCTGGGCGGAGCCGGATGGCATCCACGAAGCGCTGCGCTCGGATACGGCCCTGGTGATCGCTGAGACGCCCGCGAATCCAACGGTCACGCTGCTGGACATCGAATCGGTGGTGGCCCAGGCCTGCGGCGTGCCGGTACTCGTGGACTCCACCTTCGCCACGCCGGTATTGCAGAATCCGCTGAAGCTCGGCGCCACGCTGGTGCTGCACAGCGCCACGAAATTCCTCGGTGGCCACGGCGACGTGCTGGCCGGCGTGGTGGCGACCAATGCCGAATGGGCCACGGAACTGCGGAAGGTCCGGGTCATCACCGGCTCGGTGCTGCACCCGTTCGCCGCCTACCTGCTGCATCGCGGCCTTCCCACGCTGTCTCTGCGCGTCCGCGCGGCCCAGGCCGGTGCCATGGCCATCGCCCGGAAGCTCCAAGGCCACCCGGGCGTCAAGGCCGTCCACTATCCCGGCCTGGAGGGCGGAGATCCCCGCGGCCTCATCGGCACGCAGATGCGCGGCCCCGGTTCGCTCATCGCGTTCGAGGTCGAGAATTTCGAATTCGCCTCGGAGGTCATGGCGGGCGTGAAGCTCATGACGCCGGCGGTGTCGCTGGGCTCCGTGGACACGCTGATCCAGCATCCCGCGGCGCTCACGCACCGGGTCGTGGATGCGGAAGCCAAGGCGCACAGCGGCATCGGCGCCGGCCTGCTCCGCCTGTCCGTGGGGATCGAGGATCCCGAGGATCTGTGGGCTGACCTGGAGCAGGCCATCCTGAAGGCCATGGCCAAAGCAGGGGCGCACGCCTGA
- a CDS encoding YajQ family cyclic di-GMP-binding protein → MAAECSFDVVSKVDITEVKNAVAQAMKEIGQRYDFKGSTSDIEMKDDAELILKSDDEIKLKAVIDVLQSKLHKRGVSIRAMEYGKLEQAMKGTVRQVVKINQGIPVEKAKKLVAALKDSKLKAQASIQGDQLRVSGKDKDVLQEAMALFKKNDQGVDLQFTNFRS, encoded by the coding sequence ATGGCCGCTGAATGCAGTTTCGATGTCGTTTCCAAGGTGGACATCACCGAGGTGAAGAACGCCGTGGCGCAGGCCATGAAGGAGATCGGGCAGCGCTACGATTTCAAGGGGTCCACGAGCGACATCGAGATGAAGGATGACGCCGAGCTGATCCTCAAGAGCGACGACGAGATCAAGCTGAAGGCTGTGATCGACGTGCTGCAATCCAAGCTCCACAAACGCGGCGTGAGCATCCGCGCCATGGAATACGGCAAGCTGGAGCAGGCCATGAAGGGTACCGTGCGCCAAGTGGTGAAGATCAACCAGGGCATCCCCGTGGAAAAAGCCAAGAAGCTCGTGGCGGCGCTGAAGGACAGCAAGCTCAAGGCCCAGGCCAGCATCCAAGGCGATCAACTGCGGGTGTCGGGCAAGGACAAGGACGTGCTGCAAGAGGCCATGGCCCTGTTCAAGAAGAACGACCAGGGTGTGGACCTGCAGTTCACGAACTTCCGAAGCTGA
- a CDS encoding polyprenyl synthetase family protein, whose translation MSRLDLSRYFLPIAPKLAAVEVELQRVLRSDVAVAEKLAAHVRGGQQGKRLRPALVLLGSRFCGVDSELEIRFGAIFELIHTATLVHDDIIDHAKLRRGKPTLNTMWGNTLTVLFGDLLYIHAMSSAIQGRDWRLMEILAEVTTRMIEGELIQNDVLFSLETSRKDYFDIQERKTALLFGGCTESAAVMAKRGAADCEALRSYGLEIGRAFQLTDDLLDYTATSEQLGKPAFSDLREGKLTLPMLNLLERTPDSVKPIIERIWSNGEAEPVSSSDEAELRDLLATHDALQETRTLAHKSSSAASELIRGLDGDAETKALLLDIPEALLERTK comes from the coding sequence ATGTCCCGTCTTGATCTGAGCCGCTATTTCCTGCCCATCGCGCCCAAGCTGGCCGCGGTGGAGGTGGAATTGCAGCGGGTGCTGCGCAGCGATGTGGCGGTGGCGGAAAAGCTGGCGGCCCATGTGCGGGGCGGGCAGCAGGGCAAGCGGCTGAGGCCAGCCCTCGTGCTGCTTGGATCCCGGTTTTGCGGCGTGGATTCGGAGCTCGAAATCCGCTTCGGCGCCATTTTCGAGCTCATCCATACGGCCACCCTGGTGCACGACGACATCATCGACCACGCCAAGCTGCGGCGCGGCAAGCCCACGCTGAACACCATGTGGGGCAACACCCTGACGGTGCTCTTCGGCGATCTGCTCTACATCCACGCCATGTCCAGCGCCATCCAGGGCCGCGATTGGCGGCTCATGGAGATCCTGGCTGAAGTCACCACACGGATGATCGAGGGCGAACTCATCCAGAACGATGTGCTCTTCAGCCTGGAGACCTCGCGCAAGGATTATTTCGACATCCAGGAACGGAAAACCGCGCTGCTGTTCGGCGGCTGCACCGAATCCGCCGCGGTGATGGCGAAGCGCGGCGCGGCGGATTGCGAAGCGCTCCGAAGTTACGGCCTGGAGATCGGCCGGGCCTTCCAGCTCACCGACGATCTGCTGGACTACACCGCCACCAGCGAGCAGTTGGGCAAGCCCGCCTTCAGCGATCTGCGGGAAGGCAAGCTCACGCTGCCCATGCTGAACCTCCTCGAGCGGACCCCGGATTCAGTGAAACCCATCATCGAGCGCATCTGGTCCAATGGCGAAGCCGAGCCCGTATCAAGCTCGGATGAAGCAGAACTGCGCGATCTGCTGGCGACCCATGATGCCCTCCAGGAAACCCGCACCCTGGCCCACAAATCGTCTTCAGCCGCCTCGGAATTGATTCGGGGGCTTGATGGCGACGCGGAAACGAAGGCCCTGCTGCTGGACATTCCAGAGGCATTGCTGGAGCGGACTAAGTAG
- the tadA gene encoding Flp pilus assembly complex ATPase component TadA, whose protein sequence is MRDLETIAIALETAVTGHLVFGTLHTSSAVGTIDRIVDQFPSDRQQQIRVMMADALKAVISQILLKKVGGGRVAALESLFITPAISNLMREGKIFQIPSAMQVGRAYGQRLMNDVLMDLIQDKKVTAMDAYLKCPDKESFIQTIKRAGINFDPRAGQTGEM, encoded by the coding sequence ATGCGCGATCTGGAGACCATCGCCATCGCCCTTGAGACCGCCGTGACGGGGCATCTGGTGTTCGGCACGCTGCACACCTCGAGCGCCGTGGGCACCATCGACCGCATCGTGGACCAATTCCCCTCCGATCGCCAGCAGCAGATCCGCGTGATGATGGCGGACGCCCTCAAGGCCGTCATCTCCCAGATCCTGCTGAAAAAAGTCGGCGGCGGCCGGGTGGCGGCGCTGGAAAGCCTCTTCATCACGCCCGCCATCTCGAACCTCATGCGCGAAGGCAAGATCTTCCAGATCCCCAGCGCCATGCAGGTGGGCCGGGCCTATGGCCAGCGGCTCATGAACGACGTGCTGATGGACCTGATCCAGGACAAGAAAGTCACCGCCATGGACGCCTACCTGAAGTGCCCCGACAAAGAGAGCTTCATCCAGACCATCAAGCGGGCGGGGATCAATTTTGATCCGCGGGCGGGGCAGACGGGGGAGATGTGA
- a CDS encoding DUF86 domain-containing protein, whose product MLRDPKLFLQDILDASAKVFSYSNGMTQEEFEANGMAYDAVIRNLEVIGEAAKQIPQELRDASPDIPWRMICGFRDHLAHAYFGLDNDTVWEVVSTELPALVAEAGRLMKSLP is encoded by the coding sequence ATGTTGCGTGACCCGAAACTCTTTCTGCAGGACATCCTGGATGCTTCTGCCAAGGTGTTTTCCTACAGCAACGGCATGACCCAGGAAGAATTTGAAGCCAACGGGATGGCCTATGACGCGGTGATCAGAAACCTGGAGGTCATCGGCGAAGCCGCCAAGCAAATCCCACAAGAACTGAGGGATGCCTCCCCGGATATCCCTTGGCGGATGATCTGCGGTTTCAGGGATCACCTCGCACATGCCTACTTCGGCCTGGACAATGACACCGTGTGGGAGGTGGTTTCGACCGAGCTTCCGGCCCTGGTCGCGGAAGCGGGGCGGCTTATGAAGTCCCTCCCATAA
- a CDS encoding nucleotidyltransferase family protein — MNRQKAMQILHDALPGIRERFGVQDLAIFGSVARDEAGPNSDVDVLVTFDGRTRFRAFMGLQFELESILGARVDLVTPKAVRPTLRPVIERDLIHVA, encoded by the coding sequence ATGAACCGCCAGAAAGCGATGCAGATTCTCCACGATGCCCTGCCGGGGATCAGGGAGCGCTTTGGCGTTCAGGATCTTGCGATCTTTGGATCCGTGGCTAGGGATGAGGCGGGTCCAAACAGCGATGTCGATGTTCTGGTGACCTTCGATGGGCGAACGCGCTTCCGAGCCTTCATGGGGCTCCAATTCGAGTTGGAGAGCATCCTGGGTGCAAGAGTCGATCTCGTCACCCCCAAAGCTGTGAGACCCACCTTGCGGCCCGTCATCGAACGGGACCTTATCCATGTTGCGTGA